The window TTTCAAGGCCTATTACCGGGTTCGTGAGGCCATGGCCGGATTGTGGGGCGCGTTCTCCCATGCCTTTGGCCGCATCCGCGCCATCCTCGAACCGACCGTCCGCACACTGATGAGTGCCTATGCGGCGCTGGCCAGCGCGGTCTTTTCGGTGGTGGAGATCTTCGGCGTGGCCGCCAGCGCCACCGATGGGTCGTCCTGGCGTACCTTCGGCACTGTTATTGGCACCGTCGCCGGTGTGCTTCTGCAGGGGTTGGCGTTCGCCCTGAAGATCGTGGCCTGGAACCTGTCGCTCATCGTCCGAGCCCTGGCGGTGGTGGTGCGCAGCGTGGTCTGGGTCGGCAAGGCCATCGTCGGGTCACTGGTTGGAGCGACCAAGTTCATCTACAAGTTCCTGTTGCCCTTGCGCATGATCGGCGAGGCATTTATGGCCGCCGGGAAGATCGTCTATGCGGTCTGGCAGGTGCTGACCGGCGACATCTCCCTGCTGGACGGTCTCAAGTCCATTGGCGGCGCGGTCTACGACTTTCTTGCCACCCCGTTCCGCTGGGCGCGGGATGTGGTGGTCGGTGTCTGGAATTTCATTTCCGTCATCTTCACCTCCATCGGACGCCTGGTGGCCGACGCCGCCGGACAGATTGGCCAGGCGATTCTGAATCTCCCGATTATCAGCACCCTGCGTGAGCTGTTTGCCACCGTGCGATCCTTCTTCGCCGGGGACACGACCTTTTTCGAGGCGGGCAAGAAGCTGCTGATCAGCCTGGGTGAGGGGATCTGGTCGGCCGTGACCTATCCCTTCACCATGCTCAAGAACGCCTTGGGCAAGCTGCGCAATCTGCTGCCGTTCTCCGATGCCCGCGAGGGACCGCTCGCCAGCCTGACCGCCTCCGGTTCCGCGCTGCTCAAGACCCTCGCCGACGGCATGAGCCTTACCCAGTCGCTGCCTGCGAAAGTGTTCGGCTTCGCCGCTCGCGGGATTCTCTCGGCCGCTGCGGGAGCCTGGCAGCAGATCAAGACGGCGGGCGGAAACCTCATGGACGCCGCCTCGGCTCCCTTCCGGATGGCTGGAAAACTCTGGGATGGGTTGACCTCCGGGGCTCAAACCGTCGCGGCCAAGGCCGGCGCCATCTTCGGCGGTCTCAAACAATCCCTGTTTGGCGACACGCCCGTACTGGCGCTCAAACCGCCCCAGGTCAATGCCTGGGACGCGCTGGCCACGGGAGCCGTCAATCTCCGCAACCGGATCGTTGCCACACTGTCGGCCGTCCCCGGGGCTGTCGGTCGAATCTTTACCTACGCCGGTGCCGAGGGGCAAACCCTCTGGCAGAGGCTTTCCAGCGGCGCGAGCGCGGGCATTCAGGCGATCAAGGATAGAAGCGCTGGGATCGCCAACGGTTTGCTCTCCTCCGCTCGCGCCATGCTGGGAGTCCGGACCCCGATTCCGCAGGTGGCCGAGCAGAAGCAAACACTCGGTGCTGCGCAGCCCGCAGAATCGATTGGGCAACGCATCATCGAAAGCGTGCTGAGTCTCGTGCCGCGTCTGGACGAGCGCCTGGTGCCCAAGGCCCTGAGCGCCATGCTGATGCTCCAGCCGGTCATGGCCACTGCCGCGCCGCCTCCGCAACCGATGAACGGCATCGTGCAGACCGTCGCGGCGGCCGTCGAGCCGGTAAGTAAGAGCTATATCCAGCCGTTCGCGGTGGAACCGGCACTGGAAAACGGAGATGCCTCTCTGGCTCCGGCCGGGATCGAGCGGCCCATGACCGCCGCTCCGACTCCGATAGCGAAGCCTTTGCAATCCGGGCTCACCGAGACGGTGCCTTCCGAACAGTTGATCGCTCCGGCTCGCACCGCTCCCGCGACACCGCTGCGCGGAGAGGAAGCCGGTCCGGGAGTGCGCGAACTGCTGGAATCCTTGCTCTCGCGCCTCGATGGCCTGGCCGACCGCCCGGTGGAATTGAGCGTGACCACCAACATCGATGGCCGGAAGGTGGCCGAGGCCGTCTACAAGGACCTGCGGGAGCGGAAGATCAGAAACTACGAAACCCTGTGAGAGGACCGATGAAACGCATCTTTGTCTGCAGCCCGTTCGCGGGCGACATAGCCCGAAACGTGAAGGTCGCCGAGGCACTTTGCCGCCAGGTCATGAGAAGCGGTCACGCGCCGTTCGCGCCGCATCTGCTATATCCGACCTTCACCGATGACAGCGTCACCGAGCAGCGAGAGACGGGCATCGCCTGCGGCCTGGCCTACATGGAATGTTGCGACGAAGTGTGGGCGTTCACCGGCAACGGCATTTCCAGCGGCATGCGGCGGGAACTCGACCGGGCCGGACAACTGGGCAAGCCAATCATCGAGATCGCCGAGGTGTAAGGAATGGCATGGGATCAACAGCCCATCAAGGGATATCTGGTAGACGCCGACACGGGGGAGCGGCTCGAATTCCAGTACAACCCCAACTCCATCAGCGACGAGAAGTCGACCGACTACGCAACGATCAAAATCCCCGGCATGAGCCACCCGCGCTACCAGTACGTCGCCGGAGAACCGCGCCGGATCGCCTTCAAGGTCGAGCTGTTCAAGGGGCCGGTCAAACAGAAGGTCGACTGGCTCCGCTCGCTGCAATATCCGGAGCACGCCGGAACCATGCTCAAGAATGCGCCGCACCGCGTACTGCTGATTTTCGGCGATCTCTACCCGGGCGTGACCTGCATCGTCCGGCAGGTGAAGGCGCGGTTCTTCGGCCTGTTCGACCGGGACAACCTGCTGCCGCAACGGGCCGAGGTGGACATCGTCCTCGAGGAATATGTGGATCAGTCCATCAACTGGTCGGAGGTACGTTCATGATCGGCCGTGATTCCCGATACGCCCGCTGTCTTCTCTACCGGGACAGCGACGGCACCTCCCTCGGCATGCGCCAGCGCATCGACACCACCCCCAGACACGACGACCGCCTACACACCGTAGTCGAGGGCGACCGTCTGGATCTGCTCGCTCACCGCTATCTGGGTGATGCCCGGCTCTGGTGGATCATCTGCGACTACAACGACCTCTTTTTCCCGTTGGCGCTCGAGCCGGGTCTGGCGCTGCGCATTCCCTCCCGCGAACACGTCCAGATGCGCCTGCTCGACTGAAGCATCCGACACCTCGCCATGCCTTCCGGTAAGTAAGCAGGGAACTGCGAACCGCCGGAGAGACGCATGGATCTGGATACCTTCAAGCCGACATTTCTGATTCAGATCGAGGGGCAAGACCTCTCGAAGGACATCACCCAGGAGATCACCTCGTTCGTCTTCACCGACAACGAGGAGGAGCTGGATGTCCTCGAACTGTCGGTGACCGACCGCAACCTGCAGTTCGTCGACGATCCGCTGTTCCAGGAAGGCAACGAGATCGTGGCCCGCTTCGGCTACGTGGGGAACCTCTCTCCGCGCAAGAAGGCGGTCATCAAGGACATCGATTACGACTTCCCGGAAAACGGCGATCCGATCATCCGCATCAAGGCCTACGACAAGGGCTTCAAATTGGCGGGCAAGGAGAACCAGAAAGTCTGGCAGAAACCCGCTCCCGGCATCCTCTATTCGGAAATCGCCGAACAGATCGCCGCCGCCAACGGCCTCTCGCCGGTGGTCACGGCCACCAAGGGGACCCATCTCCGCGTCACCCAGAGCAACATCTCGGACGCCCAGTTCCTCAAGGAGCTGGCGGAAAAGGCCCGCGACCGCGATGGCGACGGCGTGAGCGGCTATGTCTTCTACATCCAGGACGACGAACTCCATTTCCATCCCCGCGAGCTCGACCAGACGCCGCTTCTGACCCTCGAATATTTCACCGACACCAAGGGCCTGCTGCGCTCGTTCCGCCCCAGCACCCAATCGCAGGGGGCCAAGGGCGCGGGTGTCGAGACCAAGACGGTCGGCGTCGACCCGCGCAAGAAGGACGTGGTCGAGCACAAGGCCAACAACGCCACCACGCCCGAGCGGACGGCCTTGGGCAAGCAGACTTATCTGGTCGACGGCAACACCGGCGAAGGCAGCTTCAAGGAACAGGAGACGGGGCAGATCGTGCCGAGCTTCGACCGTTCCGAAGGCTTTCATGAAGAGCCGCGCCAGGAGCCCGCCCAGGACAGCGCCGAAGGCAAATTCCGCGAGGCGGAACTGCGCCAGGTCGAGGCGGATGCGGCCACCATCGGCATTCCCCAGCTACGCGCCAAGAAGAACGTCGAGATCAAGGGCGTGGGACGGAAGTTTTCCGGCATCTATTACTGCCACTCGGTGCGCCACAGCATCAGCGGCGCTGGCTATCTCTGCGAACTCAAACTCAAGAAGAACGCCCTCGGCAAGGGCGCGGGCGACAAGTCCGCCGAGTCCCAGGGCAAACCCAACGACAAGGAGGCCCCGCCCACGCCGCAAAACGAGCCGCCAGCCATGGTGACCATCGACGCGGATTCCGGCGCGGTCACACAAGGAGGCGGTAATGGGTGATCTCAGCAAGAATTTCAACCGTTTGGAATTCGCCTGCAAGGGCAAGAGTTGCTGCGGCCATTCGGCTGCGGTCCATCCCGACCTGGTCGACGCCCTGCAGGCTTTGCGCGACCACATCGGCAAACCGCTGTCCATCACCAGCGGCTTCCGCTGTAACCGGCACAACAAGGCGGTGGGCGGAGCGGAGCAGAGTTTCCACACGCTGGGTATGGCGGCCGACGTGAGCTGTCCCGCTGGCGTTTCGCCCGAGGAATTGGCGGTCATCGCCGAGGAGATCCCTCTTTTTTGCGAGGGCGGCATCGGCGTCTATGCCTCCTGGGTCCATCTCGACGTGCGCCAGTCGGGCAAGGCGAGGTGGCGGTCATGAGCGCCGAAACCAAGACCCTGTTTTCCGGCACCGCGCTGGGTCTCTCCGGGCCGCTTCGGGTAGAGATACTTCCCAATGGAATGACCGCCAGGCTGACTCAGCCGTTCCGTGTCCGCACCGGCGCTGGCCGCATCATCGAAGTGCCCGCCGGGTTCGAGACCGATTTCGCCTCGGTGCCGCGCCTGTTCTGGCGCGTGGTGCCACCCTGGGGGCGATATTCCCCGGCCGCCGTCGTTCACGACTACCTCTACCACACCGGCAAGGTCTCGCGGCTTGCTGCCGACCGCGTCTTTCTCGAACTGATGGCTGCCCTGGGCGTGCCTCTGTGGAAAAGGCAGGTCATGTATTGGGCGGTTCGCCTGGGCGGCTGGCTGGCCTGGGACGCCAGTCGAAAA is drawn from Desulfomicrobium macestii and contains these coding sequences:
- a CDS encoding DUF7768 domain-containing protein, yielding MKRIFVCSPFAGDIARNVKVAEALCRQVMRSGHAPFAPHLLYPTFTDDSVTEQRETGIACGLAYMECCDEVWAFTGNGISSGMRRELDRAGQLGKPIIEIAEV
- a CDS encoding YcbK family protein is translated as MGDLSKNFNRLEFACKGKSCCGHSAAVHPDLVDALQALRDHIGKPLSITSGFRCNRHNKAVGGAEQSFHTLGMAADVSCPAGVSPEELAVIAEEIPLFCEGGIGVYASWVHLDVRQSGKARWRS
- a CDS encoding phage tail tape measure protein, which produces MNGDLGLGIVVSMKDAFSQNAQRIRGSMMDLDSTVADASERMTRNLDRIQQGTMMLGAGLALMAVPAALFASTAATQKALGELASLGVQDLRAIEDAAESFTNQWSGADKAAFITATYDVKSALSNLSDEAVGVFTSMAAMTAKATKATTQEMVGTFTTAYGIFKPIMADMNDMEWATAFSGAMAQTVASFKTNGTQMADAIKNIGAVAAASNIPLNEQLAVLGQLQTTMPGSEAGTLYKAFIMKAAEAGDELGLSFTDTSGRLKGVVPILQEIKRQFPDLSNAAAQVKLKKAFGSDEAVKFLLQMSAGTESLEGNIQSVGRAMKTGTAVTEQMADAMNQDIGARFLLLRQQMANLSEILGRTLLPVVTPVINGVSRVILFLQRMAKSMPGVTRVVLGLSMALGTILVVAGAVTAAVGMVGLMLPAIKAGFVAISAALAGVGSAVATYFLPVTAIIAGVILSVYLLKRAWETNFGGIQEIITGAWNKVSLVFQGIRELVGSLSGGVGQMSAELAQKLESAGLLGFVVTVFKAYYRVREAMAGLWGAFSHAFGRIRAILEPTVRTLMSAYAALASAVFSVVEIFGVAASATDGSSWRTFGTVIGTVAGVLLQGLAFALKIVAWNLSLIVRALAVVVRSVVWVGKAIVGSLVGATKFIYKFLLPLRMIGEAFMAAGKIVYAVWQVLTGDISLLDGLKSIGGAVYDFLATPFRWARDVVVGVWNFISVIFTSIGRLVADAAGQIGQAILNLPIISTLRELFATVRSFFAGDTTFFEAGKKLLISLGEGIWSAVTYPFTMLKNALGKLRNLLPFSDAREGPLASLTASGSALLKTLADGMSLTQSLPAKVFGFAARGILSAAAGAWQQIKTAGGNLMDAASAPFRMAGKLWDGLTSGAQTVAAKAGAIFGGLKQSLFGDTPVLALKPPQVNAWDALATGAVNLRNRIVATLSAVPGAVGRIFTYAGAEGQTLWQRLSSGASAGIQAIKDRSAGIANGLLSSARAMLGVRTPIPQVAEQKQTLGAAQPAESIGQRIIESVLSLVPRLDERLVPKALSAMLMLQPVMATAAPPPQPMNGIVQTVAAAVEPVSKSYIQPFAVEPALENGDASLAPAGIERPMTAAPTPIAKPLQSGLTETVPSEQLIAPARTAPATPLRGEEAGPGVRELLESLLSRLDGLADRPVELSVTTNIDGRKVAEAVYKDLRERKIRNYETL
- a CDS encoding phage late control D family protein, coding for MDLDTFKPTFLIQIEGQDLSKDITQEITSFVFTDNEEELDVLELSVTDRNLQFVDDPLFQEGNEIVARFGYVGNLSPRKKAVIKDIDYDFPENGDPIIRIKAYDKGFKLAGKENQKVWQKPAPGILYSEIAEQIAAANGLSPVVTATKGTHLRVTQSNISDAQFLKELAEKARDRDGDGVSGYVFYIQDDELHFHPRELDQTPLLTLEYFTDTKGLLRSFRPSTQSQGAKGAGVETKTVGVDPRKKDVVEHKANNATTPERTALGKQTYLVDGNTGEGSFKEQETGQIVPSFDRSEGFHEEPRQEPAQDSAEGKFREAELRQVEADAATIGIPQLRAKKNVEIKGVGRKFSGIYYCHSVRHSISGAGYLCELKLKKNALGKGAGDKSAESQGKPNDKEAPPTPQNEPPAMVTIDADSGAVTQGGGNG
- a CDS encoding DUF1353 domain-containing protein; protein product: MSAETKTLFSGTALGLSGPLRVEILPNGMTARLTQPFRVRTGAGRIIEVPAGFETDFASVPRLFWRVVPPWGRYSPAAVVHDYLYHTGKVSRLAADRVFLELMAALGVPLWKRQVMYWAVRLGGWLAWDASRKRETEHA
- a CDS encoding LysM peptidoglycan-binding domain-containing protein — encoded protein: MIGRDSRYARCLLYRDSDGTSLGMRQRIDTTPRHDDRLHTVVEGDRLDLLAHRYLGDARLWWIICDYNDLFFPLALEPGLALRIPSREHVQMRLLD
- a CDS encoding CIS tube protein codes for the protein MAWDQQPIKGYLVDADTGERLEFQYNPNSISDEKSTDYATIKIPGMSHPRYQYVAGEPRRIAFKVELFKGPVKQKVDWLRSLQYPEHAGTMLKNAPHRVLLIFGDLYPGVTCIVRQVKARFFGLFDRDNLLPQRAEVDIVLEEYVDQSINWSEVRS